One segment of Mycobacteriales bacterium DNA contains the following:
- a CDS encoding DUF3040 domain-containing protein produces the protein MPLSDHEQRLLEQIERALYAEDPKFASTVSSTDLRTHARRRVRRAIILLILGLGGLLAGVMTSTIALGVAGFCLMLFALVYAASQYKKVAGKPDLRVAGPDGKPAPRRGKQRKAPFLQRMEERFRRRFDDR, from the coding sequence GTGCCGCTCTCGGACCACGAGCAGCGCCTGCTCGAGCAGATCGAGCGTGCGTTGTACGCCGAGGACCCGAAGTTCGCCTCGACGGTCAGCTCGACCGATCTGCGCACGCATGCCCGCCGCCGCGTCCGGCGCGCGATCATCTTGTTGATCCTGGGTCTGGGCGGGCTGCTGGCCGGCGTCATGACCAGCACGATCGCGTTGGGTGTGGCCGGGTTCTGCTTGATGCTGTTCGCTCTCGTCTACGCGGCCTCGCAGTACAAGAAGGTCGCCGGCAAGCCTGACCTTCGAGTCGCGGGCCCCGACGGGAAGCCGGCCCCGCGCCGCGGCAAGCAGCGCAAGGCGCCATTCCTCCAGCGCATGGAGGAGCGGTTCCGCCGGCGTTTCGACGATCGCTGA